One genomic region from Balaenoptera musculus isolate JJ_BM4_2016_0621 chromosome X, mBalMus1.pri.v3, whole genome shotgun sequence encodes:
- the LOC118888964 gene encoding methyl-CpG-binding domain protein 3-like 2B, giving the protein MGEPEWTSFPSQPLLGKRKRNMMPETLEKKRQDHLAKAKQRHRDGTALPMRLTSCVFRRPVTKITSHPDNAVRRRQCEGTLEKPQQVCAFRRLQGLQVYSPEGEHFSTLDSTIIFGVIALRGAGESLGRAGARSLHTSPEAITTQFSDGAEMIPGLGLFLPQTLCRQRVAYADIRRQSRKVKGARERLDMALRADRLARETERARSPEN; this is encoded by the coding sequence ATGGGGGAACCTGAATGGACCAGTTTTCCAAGCCAGCCTCTTCTGGGGAAGCGCAAAAGAAATATGATGCCTGAGACGttggagaagaaaagacaagacCATTTAGCCAAGGCCAAGCAGAGACATCGTGACGGAACTGCACTTCCTATGAGGCTGACCAGCTGCGTTTTCAGGAGGCCAGTCACAAAGATAACTTCTCATCCTGACAATGCGGTCAGGCGCCGTCAATGCGAGGGGACCTTGGAGAAGCCCCAACAAGTCTGTGCATTCAGGAGACTGCAGGGGCTCCAGGTCTACAGCCCTGAAGGAGAACATTTCAGCACGTTGGACAGCACAATTATTTTCGGAGTAATTGCCCTGCGTGGTGCAGGTGAATCCCTGGGCCGTGCTGGTGCCAGGTCTCTGCACACCAGCCCTGAAGCCATCACTACCCAGTTTTCAGACGGGGCAGAGATGATCCCAGGATTGGGTCTCTTCCTCCCACAGACCCTCTGCAGGCAACGAGTAGCATATGCAGATATTCGCCGACAGTCTCGGAAAGTGAAAGGAGCAAGGGAGAGACTGGATATGGCCTTGAGGGCAGACAGGCTtgccagggagacagagagagccaGGAGCCCTGAGAACTAG